One segment of Drosophila ananassae strain 14024-0371.13 chromosome 3R, ASM1763931v2, whole genome shotgun sequence DNA contains the following:
- the LOC6505536 gene encoding tRNA-dihydrouridine(16/17) synthase [NAD(P)(+)]-like — MVNDEGGEASPTAKLGGYDFYRSTLGSPRYVVAPMVDQSELAWRMLCRRYGAHLCYTPMYHANLFATDPKYRKDALQTCAGDRPLVIQFCGNDAQQILDAALAAQDHCDAVDINLGCPQAIAKRGHYGSFLQDEWELLTEIESTLHKKLSIPVTCKIRIFEDRAKTIRYAQMLEAAGCQLLTVHGRTREQKGPLTGVADWSYIKEVRQHIKIPMFANGNILGLEDVHRCLEETGVDGVMSAEGNLHNPAIFQGLAPPVWHMAKEYLEFVDLYPCPSSYIRGHLFKLFHHIMNIRQNSELKETLATANQLVQFNDVVQRVKAKYEPYHKGELPYEPEEMDATVGAEKLPLDPWLCQPYIRASPESHRQKIAEKEREAENPNRAKRQFFDKDGNEISRKRMKKLRRRQRRPNKTDAQIQMRHERRLEYCTECANPQGSKCEFRLCRVCCRERCYSSDRDCPGHGILIKSRRAKAKRFEENSKHEENQDSGVGAENPDSNQTTVDTYEYAGYALTL, encoded by the exons ATGGTGAACGATGAAGGCGGCGAGGCATCCCCGACAGCAAAGCTTGGAGGCTATGACTTCTATCGCTCCACCCTCGGATCTCCGCGCTACGTGGTAGCACCCATGGTGGACCAAAGCGAACTGGCCTGGCGGATGCTGTGCCGTCGATATGGAGCCCATCTGTGTTACACCCCGATGTATCATGCCAACCTATTCGCCACCGATCCCAAGTACCGGAAGGATGCGCTGCAAACGTGTGCTGGCGACCGTCCTCTGGTTATCCAGTTTTGCGGTAACGATGCCCAACAAATTTTGGACGCAGCCCTGGCGGCGCAGGATCACTGCGATGCGGTGGACATAAACTTGGGATGCCCCCAGGCGATTGCCAAGCGGGGGCACTATGGATCCTTTCTCCAGGACGAGTGGGAGCTGCTAACGGAGATTG agAGCACGCTCCACAAGAAACTTTCCATACCGGTGACCTGCAAAATTCGCATTTTCGAGGACCGCGCCAAGACAATCCGATATGCCCAAATGCTGGAGGCTGCCGGGTGTCAGCTCCTTACCGTCCACGGCAGGACTAGGGAGCAGAAGGGTCCTTTGACAGGTGTCGCTGATTGGAGTTACATCAAGGAGGTGCGGCAACACATCAAAATTCCCATGTTCGCCAACGGAAATATACTCGGCCTGGAGGACGTGCACCGGTGTCTGGAGGAAACGGGCGTCGATGGGGTGATGAGCGCCGAGGGAAATCTACACAACCCAGCCATCTTCCAGGGGCTGGCTCCACCCGTCTGGCACATGGCCAAGGAGTACTTAGAATTTGTGGACCTCTATCCCTGTCCCAGCTCCTACATAAGGGGCCATCTCTTCAAGCTCTTCCACCACAT TATGAATATCCGACAAAATTCGGAGCTTAAGGAAACCCTAGCCACTGCCAACCAGTTAGTGCAATTCAACGACGTAGTTCAAAGGGTAAAGGCCAAATACGAGCCCTACCACAAGGGCGAATTGCCATACGAGCCTGAGGAAATGGATGCCACCGTGGGTGCCGAG AAACTTCCCCTAGATCCTTGGCTGTGTCAGCCCTACATACGCGCCTCACCCGAGTCCCACCGCCAAAAGATTGCGGAGAAAGAGCGCGAGGCCGAGAATCCCAATCGAGCCAAGAGGCAGTTCTTTGACAAGGACGGCAACGAGATCTCTCGGAAGCGGATGAAAAAGCTGCGAAGACGCCAAAGGCGACCCAACAAAACAGATGCCCAGATTCAGATGCGGCACGAGAGGCGTCTGGAATACTGCACGGAGTGCGCTAATCCACAAGGTTCCAAGTGCGAATTTCGTTTGTGCCGTGTCTGCTGCAGGGAGAGATGCTACAGCTCTGATCGAGACTGTCCCGGCCATGGAATCCTCATCAAATCCCGTCGAGCCAAGGCCAAGCGGTTCGAGGAGAATTCAAAGCATGAAGAAAACCAAGACTCCGGCGTGGGTGCTGAAAATCCGGACAGTAATCAGACGACGGTTGATACATACGAGTACGCAGGATATGCTTTGACCCTTTAG
- the LOC26513793 gene encoding fibrinogen-like protein 1, producing MEAWKHAMHLRVIAAVLSVLVLPDLTAADEECYKNTVPEEVIEVVECSGSCFEIVKPILNHFVEMKMAADNSRVLTKIRHNVSKDIYQIRLPEVGAFKAPCNGSGWMVIQRRMDGSVDFSRNWTEYKNGFGNLTGEFFLGLEKLHLITQSRQHELLIRLGKVDGSTDFVQYDNFRIGSEKDSYLLQSVGNPTGSAGDSLTKRHLNMKFSTIDRDNDLVEGSCASFLGGGWWFNNCGHSSLNGKFYRGGKMNGNSYGIYWASWNNYDYTVSLTFVEMMIRPKSF from the exons ATGGAGGCCTGGAAGCACGCCATGCACCTTCGAGTTATAGCTGCAGTTCTTTCGGTTTTGGTCCTGCCAGACTTGACTGCCGCCGACGAAGAGTGCTATAAAAATACAGTACCGGAAGAAGTAATTGAGGTGGTCGAGTGTAGTGGAAGCTGCTTTGAAATAGTAAAGCCAATCTTAAACCATTTTGTGGAGATGAAAATGGCCGCGGACAACAGCCG TGTGTTGACCAAAATCCGTCACAACGTCAGCAAGGACATATACCAAATTAGGCTGCCGGAAGTGGGTGCATTTAAGGCTCCTTGCAATGGATCTGGATGGATGGTAATTCAGAGGCGGATGGACGGCAGCGTGGACTTTAGTCGCAATTGGACTGAATACAAAAATGGATTTGGAAATTTGACTGGAGAATTCTTTTTAGGCCTGGAGAAGTTGCACCTCATAACTCAGTCGAGACAGCACGAACTGCTCATCCGTCTGGGAAAAGTGGACGGGTCCACTGATTTCGTCCAGTATGATAATTTCAGGATTGGAAGTGAGAAGGATTCCTATCTATTGCAATCGGTTGGAAACCCCACTGGAAGTGCAGGCGATTCCCTCACAAAACGCCACCTAAACATGAAGTTCTCCACAATCGACAGGGATAATGACCTGGTTGAAGGCAGCTGCGCTAGCTTTTTGGGTGGTGGCTGGTGGTTTAATAACTGTGGACACAG CTCCCTAAACGGAAAGTTCTACAGAGGTGGAAAAATGAATGGTAACTCATACGGCATCTACTGGGCCAGTTGGAACAATTACGACTATACTGTTTCACTCACATTTGTCGAAATGATGATAAGACCCAAATCCTTTTAA